The Sesamum indicum cultivar Zhongzhi No. 13 linkage group LG6, S_indicum_v1.0, whole genome shotgun sequence genomic interval AAAAGCAAAACTAATTCCTGCCACCTGACTATAGATACAAAGCTTTGTATCATGATGGAATAAAAATGCCAGAAAATGGACGATCTAATGCTTTTGCCTTGTGTCCGTTAGGGCACCACATCTGATTGTTGCGGGGCATCAGAGACAAATATTAAGCATTTAAGCTGCTACCTCCATATCAAGATTATACTATTGTAGCATCTAAAAGCTTCAAAATCCACCGAAACACTTAAATCAAGTGCCCGGAAGTTCCAAACCAGAAACGGCAAATAACAGTTTGGAAAATGTAGATAATATCTAATTTACAGTTGAGAAAATGCGCAATTACCCTGATAAGCTTCGTTgatatcttgaaattttgacGTAGCAGTATCCTCATCCTTTTGTTTATCAGGATGCCATTTCTGCCGGAAATTAGAAAGAACAAGATTTGaaacaaaacagaaaaacGAAGAGGAAAAGGTCAACCTAGAATCAAGGTAAACCTtactaaaaatcaaaataagaagCACAGAGTAATTCATGTACCAAAGCAAGACGGATATAATTGGAACGAATAACTTCCTCCGAGGCATCGTAATCCActtctaatattttgtaataatccTACACGCCCAAAgagcaagaaaacaaaatcaagaaagaggTAACAAAAATCAGTTGAACTAGCCAAGGAAACAGAGAGCTAGACCTTGGGCTTGGATAAAACGGAGAAGAAATCGAAGTTGACATGAGAATCGTCGTCCGATTGTTCTTGGTCTTCAGGCTGTTGGAAATCGTACCACTCATCCCACATCATTTCCCACTAAAACCAGCGCGGTAGATGATTTAAGCTGAAAAACActagaaat includes:
- the LOC105165289 gene encoding uncharacterized protein LOC105165289 isoform X2, encoding MMWDEWYDFQQPEDQEQSDDDSHVNFDFFSVLSKPKDYYKILEVDYDASEEVIRSNYIRLALKWHPDKQKDEDTATSKFQDINEAYQGLSQSLQEPYFDMQWSWHEMFDMVIYAACTTSFCIE
- the LOC105165289 gene encoding uncharacterized protein LOC105165289 isoform X1; protein product: MMWDEWYDFQQPEDQEQSDDDSHVNFDFFSVLSKPKDYYKILEVDYDASEEVIRSNYIRLALKWHPDKQKDEDTATSKFQDINEAYQVLSDPVKRSEYDKRGMLYSCDSNIMDYLNRYKSLILTCNGLGMKCSIW